TCAGGGACCCTGAGATCcgccgaggctggaccccagcagccaggcccagagccccagggaCACTTGGCAGAGACCCCAGGAGAATGCCCCTGAAGGCCCCGAGGCCTTCAGAAGAGCCCCGCTCATGTTCccacatgtactttttaaaaagattttatttatttatttatttatttttagagagggaagggagggagaaagagagagagagagaaacatcaatgtgcggttgctgggggccatggcctgcaacccaggcatgtgccctggctgggaatcaaacctgtgatgctttggttcgcagcccgagctcaatccactgccACATGTACTTTTCAGCCTGAAGCAGTGAGCAGTGCTGAGCACCCACTGGGCGTTCAGCAAGGAGCCCCTGCAGGCGTGGTACCACCAGCTGTCGTGGTTGGTGAGGACCTGCAGGCTGACCATCCAGGGCCAGGTCCCATGCACAGCATCCTGGCCTCTGATGACACACGGGCCCCCCCACAGGGTATCCCCGAACAGCAGCCTCCAGGGGCCACCGAGGAGAGACCGAGGGCACAGACCAGGCTGAGACCTCGAGCCTCTGCAGACGGCAGGGGTGTGGGGTTGGTGACGTGGGGGAGGTCTGGGAATGAGGGTGAGCTGTGCTGTGGAGCTGTGACAGAGCCACGGCCTCCAGGACATGGAGGGGTGTCCACGGTCCTGTGGGTGTCATCACAGGTGGGGGAAGAGGAGTCACGGGCGGCGGGGGAGATGGTGCGGGCCTGAGAAGTGTGGGGACCCCCAGGCTGGGCGAGGCTAACATGGAGTGCAGGGTGTCCCGGCCTGAGGTCTTCAGAACCAGTCTTGGGGTGCAGGGTTGGCCTGCACGGTGACGGGGAGAGAAGGACCACAGGCAGGTACAGGGGCTGCAGGTACAGGAGGCAGTAGGAGCGCAAAGGTGGAAGTTCCGGAAAGAGGGGGTGCAGGTCCCCCCAAAATCTGGCCCTGGGAAGTCTCACAGGACCGCAGCCCCCTAACTTTCGGATGCTCACCAGACGGCAGTAGAACTGGTGGCAGCTGAGAAACTCTGTTGTGAGCACTAGATGGCAGCAGCGAGTGACGTTCTCTGACGAGGTCCTGGAACCTCGCGCAAACCCTGGCATGCGCTGGCTGCACACCACGCGGCATCGGAGAGGAGCTTCTGTCAGCGGTGCCGCTCAGGCGGCTGCGGAGGAGTGTACTTCCTGATGAACTTCACTGTGGCGTCACTTGTAACACGCACACTAGATGGGAGCGGAAAAGGGCTTTTCTCCATGACCCGCACTTGAGTGTTATCCCCAAGGTGAacacgagatggcagcagagaagcGCTTTTTTGGCGAGAGCCAGGCAGGTGTGCCGGGTGCACACTAGGTAACAGCAGAGAAGCACTTTTCACGACCGGCGCTCGAGCGCTTTCCACGGGCTGCACACTCGGTGGCAGCAGGCAGGGCTGACCCCGGGCTCCACCACCCACCAGCCCTACGGTTCCAGGCAAATCCATGGGAACTCAGCCTCCTCCTCCGGGGGAGTAACTGCCCCTCTCAGGGCAGCCGGGAGGACTCAGCGAGGTGGGGCCTTCAgctcgctctccctccctcttcccttctgtgCCCTCTCTTACCCCCTATGGGCTGAATAAATCAGGAGTCCAGCAAATCGTGTTGTTTCAGCAGAATGCACTCTCCCACTGGTGTCCACGCAGCCCAGCTCCCCGTGGGCACTCACTCCGCACAGGTTTGGCTTCCTCCTCAGGGCGGCTCTGACCACAGCCTCTCTCTGGTCCTCACACCCCTGCTCCTCCACAATCTCGGGGTCCCGCCTCAGCGCAGGCCAGCGCCACCCCACACCAGTCCTCTCGCTgctccctctgctgcttcctgtcCCTGGCTCATCCAATCCAGCCTCCACACCGTGACCCGCTGATCTTTCAAAGTTAGGGATCtgaccccttcccttcccacgcATGAGAGAACTGCCAACagctcccccatcccagcctggaGAATAGTCTTCCGCATCGGCACAGTGTCGAGACCCTTTCtcagccccacctcctcctcctggttTCACTTCAgactgccccaccccactccgTCGCCAGGAACCCGAGAGGCCAGCATCAGCATCTCCGGCTGGGAGACCAGTCGGGGCTCGCACACACAGAGGTGCCAGCACTGGGACTGGCCTCAAATGTGGGAAACTGAATAAAATatagactttagttaataatgatGCATCAATAGTTTTTATTAATTACAATTCTTTTcccaaaagagaaattaatagtCAAATAAGAGAAACCTATTGCCTCAAACTGAAAAACTAGAGAAAATCAGGTGATGCcctattaaaaatacacattaataTGGTGCTTGTTCTCTCCATTCTCCGTGTTGTCTTCattctgtttgcatttttttctgttttctgtgttctctggcctctcctcatttctcctctctctctgtttcctccaATTATGTAAGTACTGGAACTATGGCACACCACTTATTAGGGTGGGGCTGTGCTTTTGTAATAGCATATGCCGAAATAAACAGAAATTGCAGAACAGATGTGACCTGGTGTGATTATGACACGCAGGACAGGTGACGTGACAGTCGCGGGACAAGTCGGGACTGGCCCAGAATCCCAGGACATCGCTCAGGGACCAGGTCTCTGTGACAACTGCCATCTCCCCCAATCCTAGGTGTGCTTCCTTCACAGACAAGGGAGCCCCTCACACGCTGTTGGGGGGGACGTGACTCCGAGCGGCCTGTGGCAGACAGgctggaggttcctcagaaaccAAAACCAGGTCCACCCCGTGACCCGGCACGTCCTCCGCTGGGGGTTTCCTGGAAGAAGTGGAACCGGCACCGCAGACACACCTGCACACCTGCAAGTTCGTGTCAGCGTCATTCACGGCGGCCAGGGCGTGGGAGCAACCCACCTGCCCATCCGTGGGTGGCACACGCACACGACAGAATGTCACTCAGCCACGACAAAGGACGTCCTTCCACTGGGGCGTGGATAAACCGGAGGACGGCATGGTAAATGGAATGAGCCCGATCCAGAATGACAGACAGGGCATGACCCCACTTTCACGTGGTGCCAGCAGCAGCTGACCAAGAAGCAGAGCAGGTGCCGGTCACCAGgcgcagggggaggggacagaagatGCAGGTCCAGGGCTCAAGTCTCAGCTGTGTGAGATGAGTGAGTACCAGAGACCCGGGCGACAGCCGTGGGGCCGCAGTGACCCGCACTCTCCACACGCCTGAGGGCTGCCACGACGGCACGTCGTCAGCGGCCCTTCCTGGGCCCCCGAGCGGCCTCAGCGAAACCCTGTCTGAGTCTGCTCCCCGAAGGGCGGAGGGGGACCGAGGGGCCGGACGACAGGGGCGGTCCGTCACTCAGCAGCGGCTGTGAGGGTGCCGTCTGTCTGTGGGCTCTGAGGGCTGTGCTTCCCCGTGTCCACCTCACCCTTCCCGCACGTGTCTGTGCTTGCGGGCTGGAGCCCGATGCCGAGGAGACGAGCGTCCTAGATGTACTTGTACACGACCTTGGAGGGCACCGTCTGCAGGTGCATGCGCACGGGGCACTTGTAGAAGTGGGACAGCAGGGCCTCGCTGTAGCCCACGAGGAAGTAGAGCTTGTGCGCCGGCAGCTGCCTCAGGACCAGCGCGCAGACCTCCACCTGGTTGGCCCGGCGCTTCAGGACGAGCTGGTCGGCCAGGCAGCCGGGGAAGGTGCCCAGCACGAACTTGCGAAGAAAAACGTCCTCCACCGTGCGCTCTGCGGCGTGGTCCTGCCCGTCCAGGTTCCCTGAGCACAGAAGGACACCACAGGGTCGGCCGGAGCTGCAGGGGCGACACCCGACAACAGCGCAGGGCACCCGACCCCCCCGACCTCGCCTCTTCTCTTCTGTGAGCGGAACAAGGACAACGCTGTGCAGTTGAGCACACATCATTTCATCACGCTCCCAAACTAGGCACTGTTGCTTTCCCCTTGTTTCACAAACGGGGAAGCATGAGGCCTTGACCAGGACACAGAACTCAGAAgacccccccttcactccctttcCCACTGGTCGCCCTGTCCACAGGCCAGAGACAAGGCCGCCGGCCCCTCTGAGGTTTGGGGCAGGAGCtctctcaccagccagggccggggccTCACCCAGTGATTTCCCAGCGGGGACCCTGCACCGCCTGCACCTCTCAGAGTTTCCGCTGGgcctccacacccacctccaaCCCCAGAACCAGACCCGGGACGGGTGACGGGGCAAGAGCCTTTAAGTAATTTCTCTACACAGGGGCACAGCAAACATCCAAGCTGAAACTCTCACACTGAACCGAACACGGTGGACGGTCGTTAATCCACAGCAGCTCCGTTCCGCACAGTCACTGTGGGCAGAGAGCGAGCACGCACTCAGCCACAGCGCCTGGGCAGACTCAGGGTTACAAGCCTTCGGTGGAGTTACTTTGGTCAATAGATCAGTACGTAACCTCGTCATATGTGTTTCCACTTAAAGACACCTCGTTCACTGCACGGGCGGGTGACCAGTGCCGTCTCCCAGCCGCACTAGGACTCGTGCCTGGGGGCAGCCAACCCAACACTCGTGTTTTCTCTGCAAAGCATGTCACAGCCTCCTTGAGTTCAGGACCCTAGACGAGCAGGGCAGCATCCCCGGCCGTTTCAAGGCGGCGGAGTCACCAACCAAACTGCAAAAACACGGCACTAAGAAACCTTGAGAAGGACACACACTTACCGTAGCGGAGCGGAAACCAGAGGGCAGAGCCCAGAAGGAGAcctgatttggggtggtgaacagaCAGTACAAGAAACGAATGATGTTTTACAGAGCTGTGCACCGAGACCTATGCAATTTCATTAACCAAAATCATCCCAacaaactcaatttaaaaaatttaaagaataacttaaaaaaaaaaaaaaagagcagagccCTGTTCAACCTCAGCTGGGAAAGTGGCCATGTCTGAGAACGCCCGAGAAAGTGTCAAGAGCAGGCACTTTCACAaacacaaaatacagaaaaatcccTGCTCCCACGGGAATCGCAGCGTGCACAGCGCACTGTCGCGCGTGTCCACGCCGTTTCTGCGGCCTCTGAACCACTCGGCGTCTCTATCAATCACAGACGACAggcagcaaaacaaaaacaactcccGCCTCAAGTCACGCATGTCATTTCCGAGGAGGTGGAACGGGATCCTCGGTCCCCGCGGAAAGAGCCAGGTCTGGATCCCCAGACCCAGGTCAACACTCCTGGCCTGCCTCTGCCTGGTCACTTCTCTGCACGTACGGAACTGACTTCGGATTTGGTCACCGACTACTGATGGGAGTGAACATCGGCCATCTGCTCGTGTCGCGTCTGGGTTAGAGTCACAGCCCAAAACCTCTGGTGCGGCCTGGAGCCCCCTCACCTGTGTGCAGCGACAGCCAGCCTTTGCGGTGGGCGATGTGATGAGGAGCGTGCGCTTCCTCGTAGGTCACCGGTTTGTCCCCTTTGCCCACTCGGACCCGGGCCGCCCGATTCTGCGAGCAAAGAGCGGCCGTAAGTCCGCGCTCCCCACTCAGGATGCGACCTGGGTCCTCCTCCCCTCCGCCCCtagtccccaccccctgcccggtGTCCCCCTGCCCTTCGGCCCCGGACAGACCGCTCACCTTGGCGCACGCGGCGGAGACGTGCAGGGCGCGCCAGGCACACGGCAGCGCGTGGCTCCGGGAAAGCACCTGCGTGTGGACGGGAGAGCGTGACACAGAGACCGGGGCACCCCCCGACCCGCCTGGCTCGCCCGCACCCACTCACCCACGGCCCGAGCCCTCGGCTGCACATGGAGGCCGCCATCTTCGACTGAGCGCAGCCCGTGACGTACCAGCGCGCCGCGGGGCAAAGGTCAGCGCCGGGGGGGGGCGGAGCGGGGGAGCCCGCGGACCGGCCCAAATCGAAGTCGGCGCGGGGGTGCGAGTCGCCCGTGCGGTGCGGAGCCTCGGGGCGGGGCCTCGCGGCTGGGTCCGGTCCGCACCCCGGGCGCTTGTTTCTGCTCCCCTGCTCCTGGCCCCGCTGTTGTTTGCGGGCTGCCCGGCGCAGATCCGGAGGTTGGAGGGTGCAGAGCGGGAGGGTTCACCCTGAGTCTCACACCGGCGTCCCGAGGACGAGGACGGGCCCCAAGCCCCCCGCTTGGAGCGTTGTCTTAGGTTCTACCACTTAGGCTGCTGGAGTTGTCTCCAAGTGTATTATAACTAGTATTACGGTGTGGATTGTGTTTACTACGTTAAAGTCCTCTGAATACACAGAAACCAGGTCACA
This Phyllostomus discolor isolate MPI-MPIP mPhyDis1 chromosome 5, mPhyDis1.pri.v3, whole genome shotgun sequence DNA region includes the following protein-coding sequences:
- the LOC114497505 gene encoding 28S ribosomal protein S24, mitochondrial, coding for MAASMCSRGLGPWVLSRSHALPCAWRALHVSAACAKNRAARVRVGKGDKPVTYEEAHAPHHIAHRKGWLSLHTGNLDGQDHAAERTVEDVFLRKFVLGTFPGCLADQLVLKRRANQVEVCALVLRQLPAHKLYFLVGYSEALLSHFYKCPVRMHLQTVPSKVVYKYI